The Pseudalkalibacillus hwajinpoensis DNA window AGCGTATCGTAAGCAAAAGAGATGTTCTTCCCCTCCGCTTGAAGTTGGTTTTCGACTATTGCAAGCTCATCATAGCTTACGCGGTCAGGCTCTTCGATGTGTGTTAAATACACTTTATTAACCGTTAGCTTATCGATGATCCCTAGCGTTTGACTCTCCTCCAATAGAACAGGGTGACCTGAACTGATCTGACGCTCACCTGTAACCGGATGAAATTCACATACTCCTGTTGGCAATACCGCAAGATCGATCTCCCCAAGATCTGGTGGCTCCCAACCAAATAACTCGTCTGGTGCAATCAACACTCTACTTTTCTCATCTTCAAACAAAAAGGCGTATACATAATCTTCTGACAGGCGAAACGGCGTGATCGTAACACCATTTATAGTCACAGTCTCTCCATCTTTAAGTTCATGAAGACTGATGTACTTTTGGCTCTTAAAAAACTCCAGGTGCTGTCCCGTCCCTAATCTTGATTGAAAGTCTACTGCAACCTGTTCAGGAACATAAACAGCTGACGTCGTCCCCTGTGCCGGGTGGTTAATCCAATCGGCATTGATTGATTCTAGCACCCTTCTCCCCATCACGTGATCCGGATGCCAATGTGAATAGAAGACCCCTTCAATTTTGTTAAGGTTCGATCGATTCAACTGCATATAACTATCTTCTGGCGTATCAATTAGGACGTTCGGTCCGTGTATAAAAACACTTGGTCCGGAACGGCTGTAAGGAACCCCTTTTTCTCTTGCTTCTACACAAACCGTACAGTCACAAAGCGGTCGAGGAATCGACATTGCACCACCTGTTCCTAGAAATTCAATTTTCATCAGTTCACCCCTTCTTTTTTACTATTCTAACGATTCTTCATTTACAAAAAAAGGGCTTATACCCATTTCCTTCACAATTTAGACAGTTTGAATCTAAAAACAGAGGGAACACAGCGTATAGATTCTATTATAAGGAGGACGTTTAAACATGTCTGAACAACAAACTGAAATGTACCAACTTCCAAGAATCGGTTCGAAAGCACCTGACTTCACGGCAAACACCACACACGGTCAACTTTCACTTGATGACTATAAAGGAAAGTGGTTCGTCCTCTTTTCGCATCCGGCAGATTTTACACCGGTATGTACTACTGAATTCGTCGCCTTTCAAGAAATTTACCCTGAACTTCATAAATTTGATGTCGAATTAATTGGTCTTAGCGTGGATAGCGTTTCTTCCCACCTCGCATGGGTACGTAACATCGAGAAAAACTTTGACACCGAAATTGAATTCCCTGTTATCGCTGACCTTGACCGTAACGTTGCAACTCGCTATGGAATGATTATGCCTGAGGAAAGTCAGACTGAAACAAGTCGTGCCGTATTCGTTGTTGATGACAAACAGGTCGTCCGCGCTGTAATCTACTATCCTCTCACCACTGGACGCAACATGAATGAAATTATGAGATTAGTGAAAGCGTTGAAAACAACAGATGACCACGGCGCACCTA harbors:
- a CDS encoding peroxiredoxin; the encoded protein is MSEQQTEMYQLPRIGSKAPDFTANTTHGQLSLDDYKGKWFVLFSHPADFTPVCTTEFVAFQEIYPELHKFDVELIGLSVDSVSSHLAWVRNIEKNFDTEIEFPVIADLDRNVATRYGMIMPEESQTETSRAVFVVDDKQVVRAVIYYPLTTGRNMNEIMRLVKALKTTDDHGAPTPANWQPGDKVLVSPPKTQEAMKSREKEEDLECIDWYLCKTDLPNQ
- a CDS encoding MBL fold metallo-hydrolase, giving the protein MKIEFLGTGGAMSIPRPLCDCTVCVEAREKGVPYSRSGPSVFIHGPNVLIDTPEDSYMQLNRSNLNKIEGVFYSHWHPDHVMGRRVLESINADWINHPAQGTTSAVYVPEQVAVDFQSRLGTGQHLEFFKSQKYISLHELKDGETVTINGVTITPFRLSEDYVYAFLFEDEKSRVLIAPDELFGWEPPDLGEIDLAVLPTGVCEFHPVTGERQISSGHPVLLEESQTLGIIDKLTVNKVYLTHIEEPDRVSYDELAIVENQLQAEGKNISFAYDTLVVDTGEHA